Within the Thalassophryne amazonica chromosome 19, fThaAma1.1, whole genome shotgun sequence genome, the region GACAGTGAGTACAGCGCAGTAAACTTGGCACCAATCTCTGTGGCGATGTGTTCTCCTTCAGTCATCAACTCCTTGATAGCATCATTCTCAAAAAAGTCTGCCTGACTGTCTGTGATTGCCACCATTTGTACAGGAATCACATCCTGGACCTCAGCTAGGAATGCTCGCAGGGTTGCCATAGAAGCCTTGCGCTTGGCAGAGTACACCAAAATGTAGCCATGCACTAGTTCATCCTTGCGGACGCCAATTGCAGAGTGGTATGAGAAGACAGTCACCTGGATCCTCCTCCGGCTGTCACCAATAATTTTGTCCAGTATCAGGGTGTTGCTCTGACCTGGCTGCCCTGCACTGCAGCAATGTGAATCTAGAAAAGGAGAAAGGATGAGGTCAACGCTGAAAGGATCCCAACACATGGCGCACATGACTATCCTAAGATCAGTTTCTGACATGTCTTTGATCAAGGGCAGCGGGGTCAAGACATCATAGTTATGCTTGAGTCCTTCAAGCACAGCTCGGAGGCCCTGCTTAATTTGGAACTCTGTGAATTTACGTGGAAAGTTCCCTGAGGGAATATCAACAAAGGTGCACTGGAGTTTATTTGCCAGCTGTTGGCCTTGATGCTTCAGGATTGGGATATTTTTACAGACGCTGTCTCTCTGATTGGCCAGGATTAGAATGAAGGTCAGTGATGGAGCAAACCTCTCACTCTTGGTTTGTGCTACCTCTGCTCTGATTCGGCTGATACAATCACCAATACAATTAAGGGATTCAATGGAATTGAACACACAGAAGCATCCGTGaggcttgaaagatgagatccaGGTGTGGCTGAAGAGCAGCGTGGAGTTGACATCCACAGGAAGAAGCTCTAGTTCATAAATTTTACCATCTAAGGCATACTCATCATCTGTTGACTGCGCTCGGATTTCATTGGCCAGTTCCTGTGCAAGACCCTCCCTTCCCAGGAGGCAAAGGTTGATTTTTTCAAGGTTGGCATAGTTGTAATAGAGATTAGAGCGTCCATGATCCAGCTGTACCAACCTGTTTGCTAAAACATGCTCCACTTTTAGATCCACACAGCTCTGCCCACTCAGGCAAGTCTCTTTGGTGGGATGGTACACAAAGCCAATGTGTTTGAGGAGAAGTGACTCTCGATCTGGTGCAAGTTTCTGAAGTGCTCTGTATCTGGGCTCTTCATTCAGCACGCTGTGAATTTCACTCATCTTGTCGCCACTGGGGGTAGCATTTAAATCCAAGTCATAGAAGAGCTCAGCATGCTCAAAAAGCATCTCTTGAAATTCTTCTTTCGCCCTTTCAACAATTTCTTGCTGATGTTTACAGTAAACATCCCTCCTGTCCAATTCTGTGATGTATTTGTAAGCCTCATCCTCCATTATAAAGCACATGACCTCCTCCCAAGGCTGCCCTGGACTGATAAAATGAACCCTTTCCAGTGTCTTCTTAAACCTCTCTTTCATCTCAGCTCTCCTTTTCTCTAACAGCAGGTGCTGGACATGGTTCTGGTAAATTCTCTCACCATCTGCTGTATCAAGAAGGTCAAAAGGGATTCTACGGTCAATAGCGTCAATGTAGTCTGTCTCATCCCATGGTATATTGTCCAGAACCACAAACCAGTACTGGAAATCAGGTAAGTTCTTCATCAAACTCTGTGCCTCAGGCCAAGTGATGTGCTCGATCTCTTCCAGGCTATTGAGGAGGTTGTTTAGAGCTTTTGGCAGTGCCGTTAGATATTCTTCCCTCTTCCGTTTAATATGCTCCCGCTTCAACTGTGTAGTGTGTTTGTTGAACATGTTGCGAGCTTTCTTCGAACCCTCCAATGTGATGAACATCTCATAGTCAGATTGGCCCTTTAAAGTATTCATCACCATTTTCCATGTAGTATGGTAATCTCTCACTGTCTGCATCATCAGTTTCTCAAATTTATCAGTCACTGAGACAACCACCTGCTGCTGCATTTTGTAGGCTTCAAGGTATTGCACGGTTTTTGGCTTCCCTTTGGTCTTATCCAGCTGCTGGATTAGGGCATTGAAACAAACATCCACATTGATGTTGGAGCGTGCCGATGTCTCAATGAGCAGCAAATTCTTCTTGCTAGTAATAAAGGACTGCAGGTCCCTAAGGTGTTGGTCCACACACTCGTCACACTTGGTGGCAGCAACAACAATGGGCTTCTTTGATTTGGCAATCTGGGAGTATAGGCTGCTAACAAACTTCATTTGGTCATCAAACTTCCTGTTACAACCCTTGCTGACATCAATGCAAAGCACAAACCCATCTATATTTAGCTTCCCATCAGGCATCTGTTTCTGGTCAAAGTCCTGCTCCAAGCCCAGCTGGTCTGTACAAATATACATTAGCTTCTCCGCTGACTGGATCTTGGTCGCTGCCGCTCGCTTTGTGTAGGGCTGCAAGTTAGTACTACGATGTGGAAGAAAGGTCTGGTCGTCAATGAACTCTGTCTGTTCAATCACTTGGATTTTACAGTCCAAGCCCTCATCTCCTCCATGGGACACATCCCCCCAATACAGAAAGTGGTCATTGTTAACCACGCGGCCTCCAAAGTCTATTGTGCTGAGCACTGAGGTGTGCTCCGGATAGTAGCTATCAGCTTCAGGGCGCACATACCGGTTGCACAAGCAAGACTTTCCTACGCCACAGTTTCCTTTCTCCTTCTCTGTTCCTGAGAGGCCAACCACACTAACGGCAAATGTTGGGGGCCGAGCATCTTTGTTCCTGGCCATTATATCACCCCACTCATTGCCAACTTGGTCACATCCAAGAAAGAAAAGGTCAAGATATCATTCCAGTTTTGCTGGTCACTGGTGATGAGGCACACACATAGTGGTTTTCCCTGGTTAATGGTGAATCCTTGTCCAGTTCTGTTTACATTTCAATCCAAACTCATCAAGAAGGCTGGACAGAACAGCCTGCATTTGCTTTTATCAGTTGCCTGCGAGACACAGAATTGACAGTTAGGGAAAGATAAAGGCAGAATAGGCATTCTTGAAACATTTAAAACATACAGCACTTGAAGCAACTTACAACAAACAAGACAccgccggtaaaactcaatttgcgaccgtaaaatccagcatcaacatcggcaaatcatcagacacaacagggggttattcccaattccatcgtttgcacagtttatttttctgtaaggaaTTCGACCTGGATCCATGTTTTCAGCAAAAGACCccttcaccactgaaggctacatctaaaCCCGCATAATAATACAGTTCGATAAAACTGTTACGCAGACTGTAGTTTTAGGGAAATGCTGCTAGATTCCTGGCCCCAAGTCGTCAAATAGTCGCCGTTAGTATTGTATTTATCAGTTATCACAGCAGTAATTGCAATATTTACATTGGTCGGCAAAGCTTGCCATAGCAAcaccgtcttcatgccaaactggaaattctgtgagcagatccaTAGATTCCTCCACCttgtcaactgcattgagtaattctgcatcagaatccacatcaatactttagtATGATaaattaaattcacccatttctgcaTCATCGTCGCTCCAccagtttctctcactctcagcgccattattgacatctgcctaACAACGCaatcagggcgcagagtaatacattAAATGCGAAACAgtctaatattttgccaccgtcaatgctatattttatggtcggaaatctcacacaattaaccaatcaaatttgcggaacaaatgtaattggattagaatgacaATTTTCCCTCTGTACACCATGACAACATTGAAATGAAACAACTGAGATGTGATTGTAATGTCTACTTTAACTCAAGGGGTTTAATTAAATGATCACATTGGCCATTTAGAATCTGCAGTCATTTCTACGAGTATCTACATTTTCAGGACctgtaagtaattggacaaattgaAAATTGTTcatacaaaaaaaaccaaaaaaaaaaaactaaacacttTTAAAGCCAAGTCAGGGGATTGCAACATGATCATTTACAAgtcacgagtgtgtgtgtgtgtgtgtgtgtgtgtgtgcgtgcgcgacaGAGCTGTATTCTGCTTGGTCGATATAGTGAATGGGAGATTTTCTAATCTCCACTACGTGAGTCGTGGCAGTTGAGCCAGCCGTTCCCGCTTCTGACTGCAAAAGTTAGCAAGTGTTTCTGTCTGGAAATTAGGAAGTCTTCAAATCAAAAGATGCCACCAGAACCGAAGCTTCTGTATCAAGTGAAAAACACATTCTGAAAGTGTGACAATACTCATTTTTCTACTATGTCAGTCATGAGTATGTaagcaatgaaagagtgtgtagaaagaatgtgaccttttgacctttagttcacaaaattaatgcatgccagaagttttgaacatttcaaaattttctttgcgcactggcatgcaGAGTTTACGACATGTTTACTCAGTGGCATGCCAGATTGTGTGCAAGTTTCAAGGTGCTGTTGTGCGACTGCCACGTGCTGCCGCACACTTTGTGTAAGTGGAACTATTGTTGGGCGTATGTTGCGGACACCAGCGACACGATACGCAGTCATTGGTGTAAATTCTTTGAAACATTATATATAAGTTAAGAATACATCTGTATACGTCCAATTGGTTATGAATACGTTATATATGCGTCCAAAAGtcgtgatggtggtggtggggggatgCCAGCATCTTTAATACTGTCAACATATGCCGGCTAACTCATCAAGGTGTGGCAGGGACTTTGCCATAGAAGCCTAAATACCTtggaattttttccaaggtatttaaatgtaagtcccttcggctgctcccttgctttgcactcggggtcgcaacagcaaatccgaggtggatctgcggtggaattggcacaagttttacactggatgctcttcctgacgcaactccacattacatagaggaaagtggcaggggtggggtttgaattggGATCCTTCTACACTGATTATGAAGGTTATGGTGATGTGATGATGATGACTTTAAGGTTATGGTGATAGTCATGACTAAGGTTGTGATGATGGTGAGGTGATGATGgttatggtgatgatgaaggttatgatggtgatgatgactaAGATGGTGATGATTATGAAGGCTATGGTgacggtgatgatgataatggtgaCTGATTAAGgtcgtgatgatgatgatgatggtgactgaTTAAGGTTGTGATGATGGTGCACGTGATGAtgtgtgatgatgatggtgcacGTGAtgtgtgatgatgatggtgcacGTGAtgtgtgatgatgatggtgactgaTTAAGgtcgtgatgatgatggtgactgaTTAAGGTCGTGATGATGGTGCACGTGGtgtgtgatgatgatggtgactgtGATTAAGGTCGTGATGATGGTGCACGTGAtgtgtgatgatgatggtgactgtGATTAAGGTCGTGATGATGGTGCACGTGATGAtgtgtgatgatgatggtgactgtGATTAAGGTCGTGATGAtgtgtgatgatgatggtgactgtGATTAAGGTCGTGATGAtgtgtgatgatgatggtgactgtGATTAAGGTCGTGATGATGGTGCACGCGATGAtgtgtgatgatgatggtgactgtGATTAAGGTCATGATGATGGTGCACGCGATGATGTGTGATGATGGTGACTGTGATTAAGGTCGTGATGATGGTGCACGCGATGAtgtgtgatgatgatggtgactgtGATTAAGGTCGTGATGATGGTGCACGCGATGAtgtgtgatgatgatggtgactgaTTAAGGTCGTGATGATGGTGCACGCGAtgtgtgatgatgatggtgactgtGATTAAGGTCGTGATGATGGTGcatgtgatgatgatgaaggtgatggtgatgatgatggctgTGATGAATGTTGTAATGATGATgaaggtgatggtgatgatgatggctgTGATGAAGGTTGTAATGATGATgaaggtgatggtgatgatgatggctgTGATGAAGGTTGTAATGATGATgaaggtgatggtgatgatgatggctgTGATGAAGGTTGTAATGATGATgaaggtgatggtgatgatgatggcttTGATGAAGGTTGTAATGATGATGAaggttatggtgatgatgatgactgattaaggttgtgatgatgatgaaggttatggtgatgatgatgactgtgATTAAGGTTGTAATGATGATGAAGgttatggtgatgatggtgactgTGATGaagggtgatgatgatggtgactgtGATTAGGGTTGCGATGATGATGACTGATTAAGGTTGTGATGACGATAAAGgttatggtgatgatggtgactgtgatgatgggtgatgatgatggtgactgaTTAAGGTTGCAATGACGATGAAggttatgatgatgatggtgatgatgggtgatgatgatggtgactgtgatgatgggtgatgatgatggtgactgaTTAGGGTTGCGATGACGGTGATGATGAAGGTTATGGTGATGACGCTGACTGTGATGatgggtgatgatgatggtgactgtAATTAAGgttgtgatgatggtggtgactGATTATTGTTGTGATGATGGTGACTATTATGAAGgttatggtgatgatggtgaatgATTAAGGTcacgatgatggtgatgataaaggttatggtgatggtgttgatgcTGACTGTGATTAAGGTTGTGAGGATGATGATGTGACTGTGATTAAGGTTGTGAGGATGATGATGTGACTGTGATTAAGGTTgcgatgatggtgatgattatgAAGGTTATCATGATGATTATAGGTTATGGTGATGGGGATGATGTAATGATGATGGTGACTGATTAAGgttgtgatgatggtgatgataatgacTGATTAAGgttgtgatgatggtgatgatggtgactgATTACGgttgtgatgatggtgatgatgatggtgactgaTTACGGTTgtgttgatggtgatgatgatggtgactgaTTACGGTTgtgttgatggtgatgatgatggtgactgaTTACGGTTgtgttgatggtgatgatgatggtgactgaTTACGGTTGTGATAATGACTGATTAAGgttgtgatgatggtgatgatgatggtgactgaTTACGGTTGTGATAATGACTGATTAAGgttgtgatgatggtgatgataatgacTGATTACGgttgtgatgatggtgatgatgatggtgactgaTTACAGTTGTGATGATGGTAATTATGATGGGTGATGATGGTGACTGATTACGGTTGTGATGATGGTAATTATGATGGGCGATGATGGTGACTGATTACGGTTGTGATGATGGTAATTATGATGGGCGATGATGGTGACTGATTACGGTTGTGATGATGGTAATTATGATGGGCGATGATGGTGACTGATTACGGTTGTGATGATGGTAATTATGATGGGCGATGATGGTGACTGATTACGGTTGTGATGATGGTAATTATGATGGGTGATGATGGTGACTGATTACGGTTGTGATGATGGTAATTATGATGGGTGATGATGGTGACTGATTACGGTTGTGATGATGGTAATTATGATGGGTGATGATGGTGACTGATTATGGTTGTGATAATGACTGATTAAGgttgtgatgatggtgatgataatggTGACTGATTACAGTTGTGATGCTGGTAATTATGATGGGTGATGATGGTGACTGATTACAGTTGTGATGCTGGTGATGATAATGGTGACTGATTACAGTTGTGATGCTGGTAATTATGATGGGTGATGATGGTGACTGATTACAgttgtgatgatggtgatgataatggTGACTGATTACAgttgtgatgatggtgatgataatggTGACTGATTACAgttgtgatgatggtgatgataatgacTGATTAAGgttgtagtggtgatgatgatggtgatgataatgacTGATTAAGgttgtgatgatggtgatgactgTGATTAAggttgtggtgatgatgatggtgatgataatgacTGATTAAGgttgtggtggtgatgatgatggtgatgataatgacTGATTAAGgttgtggtggtgatgatgatggtgatgataatgacTGATTAAGgttgtggtggtgatgatgatggtgatgataatgacTGATTAAGgttgtggtggtgatgatgatggtgatgatactGACTGATTAAGgttgtggtggtgatgatgatggtgatgataatgacTGATTAAGgttgtggtggtgatgatgatggtgatgataatgacTGATTAAGgttgtggtggtgatgatgatggtgatgataatgacTGATTAAGgttgtggtggtgatgatgatggtgatgataatgacTGATTAAGgttgtggtggtgatgatgatagaGATAGAAATAAATACATGACAAATCTGCACAATAACttcacataaaaaataaaacaaactaatTCACAAATTTAGCTGTCACAGCACAATTAATGAATTGTGATACTTGACCTGTAAATCACAGTGGCAACAGCAGGTTTATTCCAAATCATTATCCATCAGTGCAAAACAAATGTCATCTGCAATCTGTAGCGGACTTCCTGCTTTCCTGTTTTTATTATAACTGTtctaaaaaaatacagaaaaaactTTCTAAATGCCATGCGAAAGAAACACAGATGTTAAAATTGATGATTCTTAGAATTTTACATTTTCTTAAATCATTTGAAGAACATTGAAGATAATGATGATGAAAATTTCCACTCCCAGAGGTCagttatttacatttagtgactCACTCTGAGAACTGATTCCAGATCTGCCAGCAGCCTGTTTCAGATTCCTCATCTTCTATTGGTTCAAAAGTCTGACATGATAAAAAGGCATATTCTGACTTCCGGCTTCTTCTGTTTCAGCTGAGCTCCAATGTGGAATCACAAGCACAGCTTATCGCTTGAATCCCATGTTTATTTCATGTTCTAACAATCGTCATCCAGCTACACATCAGTGGAATTTCTTGAGCTTTCTCATTAAAATGATGCGTTCAAGCTGCCTCTGCCCACCCACGATGATCGGCTGAGCAGACGCTTCAAGTAATAAAAGTATTTAACAGCTTTACAGCTTCAGCATTTAAAAGAGACCGATCTAAACTACTCTGTGACTTTTATCTAATCGCTAGCACTCATTTTTATTTACCAATGAGAACGCTAGATCATGGATAGCGCCCTCTTGACTCCAGCGTAAGCGAATCAGTACAAAGCAGTAGTTCATATATTTTAACTCAGCTAATGCAGACCTATCAGGCGGTGAGACCGTGGTTCTTACAGCAATAGTGCGTTTCCATGCTTGGAATTTAACAAAAGTTGTATCAAACCTGTGTCGTCTGTTACAGACAGTACTACAGACAGTAGAAAAACTTGTGTCATTACATTTGCAGAGTTTGATTTTGACTTGGTACAGAAGCGTCGGTTCTCATGACGGTCTTAATGTGAAGGCTTACCTTTGGTTGGTTAAAAGCAATTCCCACACAGATATCTGAGATGAATTTTTCAATCACAAGCGGGAAAGTCTGATGCATTCACAGTGACTCACTCAACACATTTGTGATCAGAGATGAGAAGTGTTTGAGTCCCACTCTCATTTTCGACCAATCATAATGTGGCTCTGTCACGCATATATATAACACCTAATAAGATCCTTGTTatgtgattggtggtttgtatgtcatgtaatACCATTTGCCATTCTGTTCTACTTacagtgcaattttggttctatttagcATGCAATTTCGGTTCTATATGTTTTGTGCTAATGCACGCCACACGCTCTCACCACTGCGGCAAcggtgcttagcttaaaaacaaatatgatggggtttgttttggtgacagacaacGATTTAAACAAGCTTATTGACGATCCAGtacgccataagccatctggaggcattttcaGTATTCTCTGGGATGTCTCTAGCTAAAACACAAGCACTGTTAGATGAAGAGCTTGATAAATTTCTGTcacgatttttcactggactggaaagcagatggcagtctgtacacaaagaagtcaaCGCACGGCATCAAGTACAGACTACATGGTCAAACTTATTTTTGAACcaactgactgtttttgcaagttgacagagaacaattttggactgaaTTACTATTatagttcgtgttggactgtttgaaacctcttgacctcaaagaaccagtgatgcacaccaaaatgtaagtcccttttctcttgtttagaaattaataaaatatcaaatgacaaggatctattttaggcgttatataaaacaaataatgaatgtttgccttgttgaatggaacatttcatctatcACCTCAGGAAGTATTCGTCATTGCACTCAAACATTAATTTTTTTGTAtaatgtattttatatatatatatagatagatagatacacacacacacacacacacacacacacacacacacacacacacacacacacacacacacacacacacacacacacacacacacacacacacacaagactttAGGATGTATAATgagtcatgttttgttttgtgcagggctgtgaaatgaaaattgtgaaatccaaagaaaatttgcagggggttggggggggggttcagcaccccaggagccggggtctagggccctgtgggtccccagaattaaatttttatctaatgatacttttacagcacctcctggaagaacaaatctcaaaattagtggatatttaaatgatcctatattcaaccttttatttgacctgtcaatgatgatgttgaaataacagaatatgacgtggaagtaggacctggaatgcttttccttttaattgtaaaccaaattatgcattaactcagaacaattagaagacttcaaaaaccacagctaaagcttgtagaatatttggaaaatcatggtaaaatattaataacataccttatagtaaaaagtcagttatattcttgtgtaaattcatgcagtctaaagccattcaaagccacaatgtctttttttacaatgaaagaaagtctagattagtgaaaaaagtcacataatcttgtctaaaatcctgtttgaacagcagaatgtttattttccagggagataaaaattcttaccatgttttcctgagagggcacaggtcacttttcccatttcttttatctttcaggtgtgttgatgaagccaccaACGATTCctcggattcttgtccttataagactttttcaaacagtctttctcgccatcttctctctgtgcgacgttggtccgtgacacagacatgctgcacaattcttcttttaaaacttgaaagctctaaaagtttgggatgtccacattccAAGTTTAGCTGTggcgtcgcacaggagccacacagcatcgccgcagcaaccaaccagccctactttatgacaactgtcgtaacaactACGCTTTGAGTGTCATTTTTCCTcagcgaaactccgcggatccgaggaaactgatttgtatctgtgacacacagatcagtgtccgtggacttataaaacttacatgatgtcgtaaaaaaagacaacgctttgcgataagtattttaaaaactcagtgatgttcatgattattgttgagtttgtgtgctaaataaattcattaatttattaaaGAGTACATTACTAACACCCCGCCccgcctccccatgatgaaatccgcggaatccaacggatctgcggagttttcacagccctgtttgtGTGACATCACTGTTATCTGATTTTATTTTGACTAATCAGAATGACATTATACATATCTTAAAATTTAAATCTGTACTTGTCATAATGAAAATAAGACTAGTACAAATAATCTTGTTGATATCTGTGATACTAATTTACGGATTGTCAACTTTAAGATGTTCAGACGGCTTGCCACAGTGGAACCACTGTTATGGGTTAGTCAGCGTAACGTCGCACGCCAGGCATGTATCGTGACGTCACACCGGTACTCTATGACGCCAAGACTGTCGTAAAAAATGTCATGTTTGTAACACTGACGCCAGTTCGCTGATATGTAATTAAAGAGTTATTGTTCTGCTCAGTGCATTAATCACTCATTTACAGTCAGTTTGTAAACACTACAGTTTATGCGTTTCGATCGTCGGGTTTGAATATTTCGCAATAGTTCCAAGgaaaagcagcagctgttaaAGCTAATGCGTCAAAACACCACAGCTAAATAGTCATTAATTTCCCCTGGAAAGAGTCTGAACTCTGGATCGGTACAGTTCGGTTCGATCAAACCTGACATTCCACACTTAGACAGAAAgccataaatatttgtgtgtttgtcAAATGCGACTCGGGAGTACTAGCCGAGTGAGATTAGCCTAGCAGCTGACAGTAAAACAAGCGGCTAGCTAACATTAGCCACAGAAAAGGCTGCTAATTAAACTGCTTATCTTGAACTTAAATCGCCCACAACAAACCCATTTTCCACTCTCTGTCGACGCGAGCCCGAGATCGTGCACGTTTCGGACACACAAAAGACTGCTAGCTGTGCTAATGAAGTCCAGTCCCGGTCCGGATCCCGTACCCACCTCCGAACATGGATCCAGAGGCACATTCCACGGAGGACAGCGGAAAGCCTTCCCACGTTCCTCGGTGTGCGCACACATCAAACCCGGGGCCAGTCTTCCTCTCGTCCACACAGTAGTGTCTTTCAACACATTTTAATGTCCTGACGTCCGTTTCAACAAccaggatccagatcgtgatcctgAGCCTGTTCCTAAGCAGGGAGTAATGGCGACTCTTTCTCCGCACAGCGCCACCCCGCGGTCATCTCAAGTTCTCCGCACAGCGCCACCCCGCGGCCATCTCTGGTTTTCCGCACAGCGCCACCCCGCGGCTACCTCTGGTTCTCCGCACAGCGCCACCCCGTGGCCCGTCTCTGACGCTACTCTTACTATTTTTTACTCTCTAGTTCGTGAAGTCACAGGGAAAACCGAAATGCCTTTAtgttggtaaatgaactgcatttatgaaGCGCGTTTCCATCTGAACCAAAGGTGCTTTTCTCCTCCTTACTGTTCAGCTTGTTGTACAGCTCGCTTAGTTTAAGCCTTTTTCTTACCCtttgccacatctccttgtactcctgtc harbors:
- the LOC117532159 gene encoding LOW QUALITY PROTEIN: rho GTPase-activating protein 5-like (The sequence of the model RefSeq protein was modified relative to this genomic sequence to represent the inferred CDS: inserted 3 bases in 2 codons): MARNKDARPPTFAVSVVGLSGTEKEKGNCGVGKSCLCNRYVRPEADSYYPEHTSVLSTIDFGGRVVNNDHFLYWGDVSHGGDEGLDCKIQVIEQTEFIDDQTFLPHRSTNLQPYTKRAAATKIQSAEKLMYICTDQLGLEQDFDQKQMPDGKLNIDGFVLCIDVSKGCNRKFDDQMKFVSSLYSQIAKSKKPIVVAATKCDECVDQHLRDLQSFITSKKNLLLIETSARSNINVDVCFNALIQQLDKTKGKPKTVQYLEAYKMQQQVVVSVTDKFEKLMMQTVRDYHTTWKMVMNTLKGQSDYEMFITLEGSKKARNMFNKHTTQLKREHIKRKREEYLTALPKALNNLLNSLEEIEHITWPEAQSLMKNLPDFQYWFVVLDNIPWDETDYIDAIDRRIPFDLLDTADGERIYQNHVQHLLLEKRRAEMKERFKKTLERVHFISPGQPWEEVMCFIMEDEAYKYITELDRRDVYCKHQQEIVERAKEEFQEMLFEHAELFYDLDLNATPSGDKMSEIHSVLNEEPRYRALQKLAPDRESLLLKHIGFVYHPTKETCLSGQSCVDLKVEHVLANRLVQLDHGRSNLYYNYANLEKINLCLLGREGLAQELANEIRAQSTDDEYALDGKIYELELLPVDVNSTLLFSHTWISSFKPHGCFCVFNSIESLNCIGDCISRIRAEVAQTKSERFAPSLTFILILANQRDSVCKNIPILKHQGQQLANKLQCTFVDIPSGNFPRKFTEFQIKQGLRAVLEGLKHNYDVLTPLPLIKDMSETDLRIVMCAMCWDPFSVDLILSPFLDSHCCSAGQPGQSNTLILDKIIGDSRRRIQVTVFSYHSAIGVRKDELVHGYILVYSAKRKASMATLRAFLAEVQDVIPVQMVAITDSQADFFENDAIKELMTEGEHIATEIGAKFTALYSLSQYHRQTEVFTPFFNDVLEKKSNIESSFLFDTSSRECVTGASEDVFPTSPHSHSLAYNTYYPDSDDDNEAPPPYSPIGDDVQLLPTPNERSKYRIDLEGNEYPVHSTPVGEHERNHKVPPPVRPKPVLNRPGVKKLDPNLLKTIEAGMRSNRRMLRGPVMHSEDVEASDNYADPVDTLLKSKGFNSDDIYAVPDDAHSHLVKIRDSFGGLYTHHGGGGKEENGFDRKSQVGRRPSKYKHRSKXLFSRTKAYQRRFHSDSDGEESGPATQKKKKGRAHRGSEEDPLLSPADPWKGGIDNPAITSDPEQDDKKMKKKKMPKMSKEVKKKASKPPKPLYPPTRRTWESTYFGVPLQNLVTPEQPIPLFIERCVDYIEQTGLTTEGLYRVSGNKTDQDNIQKQFDQDNCINFMAMDVAVNAVAGALKAFFADLPDPLXPYSLHPDLVEAAKILDYMERLQVLKEIVKKFPPVNYQVFKYIITHLNR